One Armatimonadota bacterium DNA window includes the following coding sequences:
- a CDS encoding DEAD/DEAH box helicase family protein encodes MSARDDGPAAAQVQLRYYQEEAFAAVRYDFSMGGLAALLVLATGCGKTMTALSMAAATVRRGGRVLWVAHRSELVNQPLEAWRGLAQFHGAGEAGIVQGGTDDVGAAVIFASTGTIARGATEEGGRLGRIFDGADSPIRMVVIDECLPAGTP; translated from the coding sequence GTGAGCGCCCGCGACGACGGGCCGGCCGCTGCTCAGGTCCAACTCCGGTACTACCAAGAGGAGGCGTTCGCCGCCGTCCGGTATGACTTCAGCATGGGCGGGCTTGCCGCGCTGCTGGTGCTCGCCACGGGCTGCGGCAAGACCATGACAGCCCTGTCCATGGCGGCGGCCACTGTGAGGCGTGGGGGCCGGGTGCTGTGGGTGGCCCATCGCTCCGAGCTGGTGAATCAGCCCCTTGAGGCGTGGCGGGGGCTGGCGCAGTTCCACGGGGCCGGCGAGGCGGGGATCGTCCAGGGCGGGACCGATGATGTCGGGGCCGCCGTCATCTTCGCCAGCACCGGGACCATCGCACGCGGGGCGACCGAGGAGGGTGGGCGGTTGGGGCGCATCTTCGACGGAGCGGATTCGCCGATTCGCATGGTGGTCATTGACGAGTGCCTGCCCGCCGGGACGCCGAT